The genomic interval GACGCGATCGGCCGGGCGCTGAACATGCTTGCCCAAGTCGGCCTGGCCGCCGAGGCGGGCCGGCGTCCCGGCGAGCTGTCCGGCGGCCAGGCGCAGAGAGTCGCCATCGCCCGCGCTCTGGTCGGCGAACCACAGGTCGTCTTCGCTGACGAACCAACCGGCGCACTGGACGCGGCGACCGGCTCCCAGGTCATCGACCTGCTCGTCGGCGCCGCCACCTACCGGGGCGCGGCAGTAGTAGTCGTCACCCACGACAACGCGGTCGCCGCCCGCTGCCACCGTGCCCTCCACATCGTCGACGGCCGCGTGGGCGACGCACCGGGCGTCGGCCCGCTCCCCGCTGGCCCGCTCGGAAGCGGAGTTGTGCGATGAATCCGATGACTGATCTCGGGCTGCGGTTCGTCCGTCGGCCGGGTCCCGGCGGCCGGGCCGCCAATCTCGCCGCGCTCGGTGCGACGGCTGTGGTCGCGCTTCTGGTGACCTTCCTGATCGCGGGCTCACTCGGTCTGTCGCACCGGTCGGAGCGCATCGGCTGGCGGAGTGCGGACAAGGCCGACCCGGCGACCGCGATAGGTGCGCTCAACGTCGACGACGACCAGCGCGTCGACGGGCACCGGATGACGGTCCTCGACCTCGCGACGCTCCGGCCCAATGAACTGCCGCCCCCGCCCGGCCTCGACCACACCCCGAAACCCGGCGAGGTCTTCGTGTCGCCCGAGGTCGCCAAGCACTGGTCCAGCCTCAGCAAGCAGTACGGCGTCGCGCAGCCGACCGGCGTGATCAGCGCCACGGGCCTGTCCTCCCCGGAGGAGCTCATCCTGATCCGCGGCGTCAAAACGATCCCGGCCGACGAACACCCGCAGTACGTGAGCAGTTGGCACGAGAAGGTCTGGGACAGCCGCATGCTCGGCCTGCTGATCGCCGTGGCCTTCGGCATCACGCTGGTGCTGTTCCCGATCCTGAGCCTCGTCGGCCAGGCAGCCGGCGTCGCAGCCAAGCGCCGCGAACACAGACTGGCCGCCCTGCGTCTCGCGGGCGCCACTCGGACGCAGGTCCTCTGGCTGAGCGCCGTAGAGCAGGCCGTCCTCGCTTTGGCCGGTGCAGTGGTCGGACTGGTCGGCTATACCGTCCTGAGTCCGCTCATCGCGCGCATCCCGCTCGGCGGTGGACGCTGGTACGTCGGTGACATCACCGTCAACTGGTGGACAGTCCTCGTCGTGCTGGTCGCCGTACCCGTCCTGTCCGTCGTGAGCGCACTGATCGGCTTGGGCCGAGTGAGCATTACCCCGCTCGGCGTTGTCCGCGGCCAGACCCGCAAGGGCGTCAGCGTGCTCCGCATCGGTCTGCTCGTGATCGGTCCGCTCATCCTGGCGTACTACGGGATGCAGGCAGCGCTGCTGCCCTTGCTGATCGGAGTTGGGTTCGCTGCGCTCGCCGTACGGATCATCGGACCGTGGGCTGTCCAGGTGGTCGGGAAGACGATGGCCAACCTGGCAAACGGACCCGTGACCTTGCTGGCAGGTCGCAGGCTTGTCGATGACCCGAAGGGCGCTTTCCGACCCGTGGCAGCGCTGGTGCTGTCGGGCTTCGTCACCGGGTTCATCTCGGTGTTCATGCCGCCGGGGGACGACGACCCGAGCTTCCACGACATGCGGATCGGTGTGGCGCTACTGCTCTCCCTGGTTTTCCTGACTGTTGCCGCCTCGACCGCGGCCGGTGCAGTGGGTACTGCGCTGGACCAGGCCGCTCCAGCCAGAGCCCTGCGACGCTCCGGCGTACCACTGCGCGTGATCGAGCGTTCGGCGCGGGTGGCGGCGGTCGTACCGGTAATCGGGGTGGGGCTGCCGGTCGTGGGCTTCGGCGCGCTGTGCGGACTGGCACTGAGCGGCGGCAAGGTCATCACGCAGGGAAGCTCCGGCGTACTGCTGCTGATCGGGCAGGTCGTGGCCGGGCTGGTCCTCGTCGCGGTCGCGGGCGCCGCCGGTGCGCCGGTACTGCGGAAGGCGAGCGCGAACTGAGCGCAGTTGTCCACAAGGGTCGAACGTCCGGGGACGCGATCGTGCAAGGATGAGGGCATGCGTGACCTGAATACGCCCGAGCTCGCGGACGCCTCAGCGGACCTGCGCGAGGCGATCGATCGGTGCGGCTACTACCCCGACGTGGTGACGGATTCGCTCGAAGTGGCGATCGCCGGCGAGCCGATCCGGGCCTACGTGCTGCAGCACGAGCCGACCTTCGACCGGGACGAGGTCCGGCGCCACATCACGATCCTGGCGCTGACCCCGAGCCGGCTGATCGTCGGCCACACCGACGAGCACGCCGCCGACGAGCTCATCCGCGCGCCGTACGCGTCGACCTCCACCGAGGCGATCCCGCTCGACCGGGTGAACGCCGTGGTCGTGAACCGCGTCGTCCCGAACCCGGCGGGCTACGCCTCCGGCAAGGCGGACCCGGCCGTGGCCGGCGCCGGTGAAGTGGTGCTGACGATCGGCTGGGGGATGGTCAACCGGATCGACCTCGAGCCGGCCGTCTGCGCCGACCCGAACTGCGAGGCCGACCACGGGTACACGGGGTCGGTCGCGGCCGACGACATCTCGCTGCGGATCAGTGCCGCGGCCGACGGCCCGGCCGGCATCCAGCAGGTGCTCGAGTTCGCCAAGGCATTGTCCTTCGCGACCAGCAGGTAGCGCCGTGATCGTCCCGGTTTCCCCGCAGTACGGCGGCGGATCGCTCGCCGACGTACTGCCATCGGTGGCCGGCGCCCTGTCGGTGCCGGGGGAGACGAACGTCCTCGGCCTGCCGCCCGCGTCCCGGTACGCCGTCCTGCTCCTGGACGGACTGGGCTGGAGGCTGCTCCAGCGGTACGCCGAGGCCGCGCCGTACCTGTCGTCGCTGATCCCGGCCGGCCGGAGCCTGACTGCCGGGGTGCCGTCGACGACCGCGGTCAGTCTGACGAGCCTCGGCACCGGGTTGCCGCCTGGTGCGCACGGCATCGTCGGCTACACGTCGATCGTCCCGGAGACCGGAGATCTGCTGAACGCGCTGGCCTGGGACGCGCCGGTGGATCCGCGGCGCTGGCAGCCGCACGGCACGGTGTTCGACCGCGCGGCCGCGGCCGGTGTCGCGACGCGCAACGTGAGCAAGGCGCGGTTCGACTCGTCCGGTCTGACGGCCGCCGCATTCCGGGGGAGTGCGCACCGGGGCGCGGACACGGTCGAGGACCGGCTGGACGCGACCCGGTTCGCGAGTCGTGAAGGCCGATCGTCGCTGGTGTACGTGTACGACTCCCAGCTCGACTACATCGGCCACCAGCAGGGTTGCGACTCGTTGCAATGGCAGAAGGAGTTGGCCGCGGCCGACGACTTCGCTCAACAAGTCCGCGCCGCCTTGCCACGCGACGCCGTACTCGTCGTTGTCGCCGACCACGGCATGATCGACATTGCGCCGGAGCATCGCGTCGACGTGGACGCCGAGCCCGCGCTGACCGACGGCGTCCGAGTCGTCGGCGGTGAATCCCGTTTCCGCCACCTGTACTGCGTTCCCGGCGCCGATGCCGACGTCATCGCCACCTACCGGGAGCGGCTGGGCGCCAAGGCCCTGGTCCTGTCCCGGTCCGAAGCGATCGCCCGCGGCTGGTTCGGCCCGGTCGAGGATCGGGTAGCGCCTCGCCTAGGTGACGTCATCGTCGCGTCGCTGGGACCGGTAGCGCTGGTCGCTTCCCGCCGGCACGCCCAAGAGGCAAACCTGATCGGCCTGCACGGCTCCCTGACCGCTGACGAGATGGAGATCCCGCTCCTCGTCGACGCAGGGATCTAGAAGCTCCAGACGTCCCAGTAGAAGGTGGTCTGGGCGGTCTTGGCTTCGCCGTCGCGGGCGATGACGGTGACCTTGTAGCGGCCCGAGCCGGGAGTGAGGACGCCGGTGATCCAGCCACGTCCGGTGTCGATCGTGAGGCCGGGCGGGAGGCCGGTGGCGGAGTAGCTGATGTCGCCCGAGCCGCCGGTGCCCTTCATCAGCAGCGGGATCGCGGGGATGCCGCCGACGCCGAGCTGCTCCGAGGGCTCGGTGATCGCGATCGCGCCCTGCGGTTGCGCGGCCGCGGCGCCGACCGCCTCCGCGGCGTCGACGAGCCCTTCGCCGTAGAACGAGTTGTTGGCGGTCGGACCGACGCATTCGCCGGTCGCGCCGGCCGGGCAGGCGAGGTCGTTGGCCTGCTGGGCGAGTCGAGCGCGCACCTGGGCGACGGACAGTTTGGGATCGATGCTTCGCAACAGTGCCGCGACACCGGCGACGTGCGGCGACGCCATCGACGTACCCTCGAGGACCTTGTAGCCGCCGCCCGGCACCGTCGAGTACACGTCCTCGCCCGGGGCGGCCAGGTTGATCTTGTTCACCCCGAAGTTCGAGAACTGCGACTTCAGGCCGGTCGGATCGACCGCGGCGACCACGATCACGCCCGGCAGCTCGGTCGGCAGGCTGAGGCAGTCGTTCGTCACGGTCCGGGGCGCGGGGGTCGAGTCGTCCGGGCTGGAGTCGTCGCCGCTCTTGTTCGCCAGGTCGGTGTCCTCGTTGCCGGCCGCGGCCACGTTCACCACGCCCTTGCTGTCCGAGTACGCGACGGCCCGCCGGACCGCCTCGGCGATGGCGTCCTGGTCCTTGTCGGCCGGGCACAGGTACAGCCACGGGTCGACGTAGTAGCTGTTGTTCGTCACCGACACGCCCTTGTCGGCGGCGAACATGAATGCGCACACCGTGTCCTCCGGGAAGAACAGCTGCTTGCCGGCCTCGGCGATCCGGATCGACGACACCTTCACCCCGGGCGCGACCCCGATCATGCCGATGCCGTTCTTCGCGCCGGCGATCGTGCCGGCGACGTGCGTGCCGTGCTCGCCGACCGGCCGCCACGCGCCGGGCCTGGTGTCGACCTTCCCGTAGGCGCAGGACGCCGACTTGGACGCGTCGAAGTTCGCCTTCAGATCCGGGTGCTGGTCGTCGACCCCGGTGTCCAGTACGCCGACGGTCACGCTCTTGGAGCCCTGGTTCTTCTCCCAGGCTTGATCCGCGCCGATCTGCGCCATGTCGGCGCGGTCCGTCTCCGGAGCGGTCGTCGTGGTCTCCGGGACAGCCGGCGGGATCGCCGGGTTTTCCACATCCGCCGGAAGGTCTGTCGTACGGGTCGCTCCGGCCTTCTGGACGCCGTCGACGCCGCGCATCTTGGTGACGAAGTCGGGCGCGGTCGAGTGCGCAACGATCACGCCGATGGCGTCGTACGTCGCGTAGACGCTGCCGCCGTTCTGGGTGATGGCCCCGGTGACCTTGGCGGTCTGTTGCGGTTCGGTGATCACGAAGTACGCACGGAGCCCTGCTTCGGCCCGGACCGGCGTCGCGACGGCCGGCAGGGTGGCGGTGGCGACCGTCAGACAGGCCGCGAGGATGAGGAGCAGAGCTTTGCGCACGATCCATTCAAACCGTACCGGGGCCCAGAACCCAAGCCGCCCCCGGCAACACACCCCGGGGTGCGGTGTGGACCACTGACTTGGCAGGATGTGCGCCCGTGGCTGAGCTCCTTTATTTCACCGGGACCATGGACTGCGGCAAGTCGACCCTGGCCCTCCAGATGGACCACAACCACAAGGCGCGAGGCCGGCTCGGCCGGATCTTCACCAGCCACGACCGCGCCGGCGATTCGGTGCTCTCGTCCCGGCTCGGGCTGTCCGCGGACGCGGTCGAGGTCCGGCCCGACTTCGACTTCTGGGACTACGTGGTGAACGAGCTCACCCGGGGCGGACGGATCGACTACGCCGTGTGTGACGAGGCGCAGTTCTACAGCTCGCTGCAGATCGAGCAGTTGGCGCGGCTGGTCGACGAGCTGCAGATCGACGTCTTCTGCTTCGGCATCCTGACCGACTTCCGGGCGACCTTGTTCCCCGGGTCGGCCCGGCTGGTCGAGCTCGCCGACCGGATGGAGCTGCTCCAGGTCGAGGCGTTGTGCTGGTGCGGTGAACGGGCCACTCACAACGCCCGTACGATCGGTGGGGAAATGGTGACCGAGGGCGAGCAACTGGTGGTGGGAGACATGGTGTCGCGGGACCACGAGGTCGCGTACGAGGTCCTCTGCCGCCGGCACCACCGCCGCCGCCTCACCCAGGCCCGCGCCCGAGCCACCCTGTCACCCGAGGTCCTGCCCTTCGGAGGAGCTGCTTCATGAGCCCGTTGATGACCGTTGACGAACTGCGCGCGCTGGGTGCTGAACCTGTGCTCGTGGATGCGACCTGGAACCTGGCCGGTCCGCCCGGCAAGGAGGCGTACGACGCCGGTCACCTGCCGGGCGCGTACTTCGTCGACCTCGACACCGAGCTCGCCGGCCCGCCCGGCCCCGGCCGCCACCCGTTGCCCGAAGCAACTACCGTCACCGGGACGTTCAGCCGCCTCGGCATCACCGCTGCCGACACCCCGGTGGTGGTGTACGACGCCGCCAACTCGATGTCGGCCGCGCGCGCCTGGTGGATCTTCCGGTACTTCGGGCTGACCGACGTACGCGTCCTCGACGGCGGGCTGGCCGCGTGGAAGGCCGCCGGGGGAGAGGTGACCGTGGATGCGCCTGATGACGGCGCCGGTGACTTCACCGCGACGCCAGGCCATCTGCCCGTGCTGGACGCGGACGGTGCTGCTGCTGTTGCGGCTGCCGGCGTACTCCTCGACGCGCGTGCCCCTGAGCGCTTCGCCGGCGAGGTAGAACCGATGGACCCGGTCGCCGGCCACATCCCCGGCGCGACCAACGCCCCCACGACCGCCAACGTCGACGAGACCGGCCACTTCCTCCCGGCCGCCAGTCTCCGCACCCGCTTCGAGAGCCTCGGTGTCACCCCCTCCACCGAAACCGCGGTGTACTGCGGCTCGGGTGTAACCGCGGCCCATGAAGCGCTAGCTCTGGAGACCGCGGGCATCCCGGCCACCGTCTACGTCGGCAGCTGGTCCGAATGGATCACCGACCCCACTCGCCCAGTAGCCACGGGCAAGGACTGACCACTCACCAACCCACAGGGCCGAGACGGTCTTCGAAAGTACCCGTAGGGCCGTCCGGTCCGAGCGTCGCCATCCGGATGATCGAGTCGGTGCCTTCGGTGACGGTCAGCTGACCCTTGTGGTGGTTCATGTCGGTGGCGGCGAACGTGTGGTTCGCCGTCTCACCCGGGGTGATGGCGTTGAACTTGATGGCCGGGAGCGCCTGGGCGTACCTGACCGTGAGCATGTTCAGCGCCGCCTTGGACGAGCTGTACGCGAGTTCGTGCATCTTGGAGATCGGCTGCTCCGGATCGAGCACCACGCTGAAGGCGCCGCCGGCGCTCGAGACCATCACCACCCGCGGGTTGCTCGCCGCTTGCAGCAACGGCAGGAACGCATGGGTGACGCGCACCGGTCCGTATACGTTGGCGTCGTACACGCCATGGAGTTCGTCGGCTGTCGACTCGGCCGGGTGGACGGCGTGCCCTGGCGCACCGGCGTTGTTGATCAGTACGTCGAGCCGCTCGGTCTGACCGGAAACAACCTGCAGGGCTGCGGCCACCGACTCGTCGGACGTGACGTCCAGCGGGACCAGGACCGCATCCACACCGTCGGCCGCCAGCTTCTCGACGGCCGCCCGGCCGCGCGTCTCGTCACGTGAACCGAGGAAGACCTTCCAGCCCAGCTCCCCGAGCCGGCGGGCTGCTTCGAAGCCGAGGCCCTTGTTCGCCCCGGTGATCAGCACCGTGGTCTGCTCTGTGTTCGTCATCGTGTGCCTCCTGTGGGAACGACTGTTCAACCAGGAGATGCCGCGGTGGGCTCGCGCGTGACGTGAGGTGAGTCACGAGTCAAGGAACCAGCACCACTCGCACGCCGGGGTCCAGCGGCTTGCTCCACGCCTGCTCGAGCTCGGCGAGCGGGATCGGGAGCGGGTTGATCGACAGGTGGCCGGAGGTGATCAGGGTGGCCAAGGAGGGGAGCTCGGCGAGGATGTCGCGGGCGGGGACCGAGCCCTGCCCGCTGCCGATGATGGTCAGGGCGGCGGCCCGGAGCAGGTACGACGGCAGCGTCAGTTCGCGGGCGGCCATCGAGCCGATCTGGATCCAGGTGAGTGGCCGGGCTCGCTCGGTGCGGGCGTGGAGGAGGGCAGGCATCGCGTGCTCCGTCGGCTCGCCCCACAGATAGTCGAGGACCACGTCGACGTCGGCCGCCGTCTTCGCCACGTCGTCGAGGTTGACCGCTTCATCGGCGCCCAGAGCGGTGAGCAGCTCCAGCCGTTCAGGATTCCGGCCGGCGCCGATCACCTTCGACGCGCCGAGCTGCTTGGCGATCTGTACTGCGAGCTGGCCGGCGTTCCCGGTCGCGCCGAGGACGAGAACCGAGCCGCCGGGCTGGAAGTTCGCGCGCCGCCGGAGTGCGATCCACGACGACATCGCCGGATTCATCCCGGCCGCGACCGCCACCGGATCGGTGCCCGCAGGCAGTACGACGGCCCGCCGCCGATCGACCACCGCCCGCTCCGCCATCGTGCCGACAGCGTTGTCCGCGGCAACGAAGTACAGCAACTCGCCATCCGCGGTCCGGCCGACCCCGTCGATGCCCGGGACCATCGGCAGCCCGCCCTCGGACGTGTAGTGCGACCCGTCGGCTGCCGACCGCACGCGCGGATGGAGGCCGGCGGCAACGATGTCGACCAGGATCTCGCCGGCGTCGGCCACGGCCGGTTCGTCGAACACGTCGTACCTCGGTGGTTCGTCGAAGGACCGCACCACGGCTGCGTACATCAAGCACCTCACACAGTAGTTTGTCTCGCGTACTATTCCGAAGATAGTTTGTGTCACGTACCAGGTCAACTAGACTTCCGGGCATGAACACCGTGGACGCCCTCGTGCAGCTGTCCTTCCAGGTCCAGCGCATCCTCGCCGCGGTCGGCGCCGAGCACGACCTGTCGATCGTCCAGATCCGGTTGCTCGGGATCCTCCGCGACCGGCAGCCCGGCATGCTCGAGCTCGGCCAGCATCTCGGCCTCGACAAGTCCTCCATCACCGGACTGGTCTCCCGTGCGGAGAAGCGCGGGCTCGTCCAGCGCACACCATCACCGCACGACGGCCGCGGCGTGCTCGTCGCGCTGACCCCGGCCGGCCGACGTCTGGCCGCGCAGGGCGAAATGCAGATCAATCGCCGGATCACCGAGCTGACGAAGGCGCTGAACGCGACCCAGCGCAAGCAGTTCACCCAGTTGGCGTCCGTACTGGTCAACCCTTGACATAACCGCCTCGCTGCAGGACAGTCAGAAATCGATTTCCCGTCATCTCAACCGCCCCTGGGAGACAGTCGATGATGAAGCGATCCACGTTCCTTCGCGCCGCGGTCGGCGCCGGCGTGCTTGCCGCCGTACCGTCGAGAGTTTTCGCGAGCAGTCAGGCCGTGCTGACGAACAAGGTGGCCGACCTGACCGGGCCGGGGCTGACCGACCGGTTCCGGATGGCCGCGACCGACCTGGGCATTCCTGCGCGTACGCCGGACGGGCGGCTGCTGTTCATGTTCGGGGACACGTTCGAGCAGCCGACCGTCGGCGGCGGCTGGTGGCGATCGCCGGTCGCGCTGTGGTCCACCACGACGGACCTCAGCAGCGGCGTGAAGTGGTCGGGCGCGGTCGGGGGAGACGCGGCGCAGCAGCTGTGGGACTACCCGCACGACAACCCGACGTTCTCGACCGTGCTGCCGTCGGACGTGATCACGATCGGCGGGTCGATGTACCTGCACGCGATGGTGAACAAGGGCCTGGGCAACGTGGTGTGGACCGAGATCTGGCGGTCGGACAACTCGGGTGCCAGCTGGTACCACACCGGCGCGAAGTTCGACGCGAACATCGACGGCGGGCTCTTCCAGCTGCTGACCTGGGGGCTCGGGAACGACGGGTATGTGTACGTCTACTCGACCGGTTTCCAGCGTGACAAGCCGATCATCCTCAAGCGCGTCCGCAGCGAGCAGATCGCGAATCCGGCGGCGTACGAACCGTGGGGGTACCGCGACGGGGTCTGGGCGTGGGGCAACCCGGCGACGCCGATCCTGACCGGGAGCTTCGGTGAGATGAGCCTGCGCCCACTCGGCGGGAAATGGGTCCTGACCTGGTTCAATGCCGGCGACTACCGCATCGACGGCATCATCATGGACACGCCGACGTCCAACCTGTACACGGCGTACCGGCAGACCTTGATCTACGGCGGCGCCTGGGGTTCCGAGGACGACAACCATGTCGCCCAGCTGTACGGCGGGTATGTCATTCCAGGCTCTACGCTCTCCGACCTGCATCTGTCGGTCAGCCAGTGGAACACCGCGAACGGCTGGCCCTACCGGGTCATGCAGTTCCGCGTCCGCGGCTTCGGCTAGAGGTCTTGGAGAGGTTTCAGAGGTCGCGGACCATGGTGTCCGAGGTGCCGACCACGCCGACCTTCACGAACCCGAGCGACTCGTAGAGCCTCCGGGCCGGGTTGTCCGGATCCACACTCAACGACAGCCGCGGGTACGACGCCAAGCGCGCCTGCGCGATCAACTCGGACAGCGCGGCCCGCGCGACACCCTGGCGCCGGTGCGCGGGGGAGACCCCGAGGGTGATCTCGGGTACGTCGTCCGCGACGTACCCGTACCCGTGGCGCTCCCCGGTCAGCAGCCGGGCCCAGGTCGCGCCGGCCGGGACGCCGTCAACCTCGGCGATCACGCCGAAGTCGGTGGCCCGGGGCCAGTCGGCGAGGTAAAGCCAGGCGCGATCATCGGCGCGGACCTGCGCCTCGTCGTACCAAGGCGTCCCGTCCCAGTTGCATGCCTCCAGCAACATCTCGAGCAGGAACGGAAAATCAGCAGCAGTCACCGGTCGCAGATGCATGCCCCCATCCTCACCGCCGGCGACCACCGCCTCCAGTGGTTCAGGCAGGCCCCGCGAGTCCGATCACGTTGCCCTCGGGATCGGTGAACTGCCCGACGACCAACTTCCCCGGTACGCCGTCCGGCCCGAACACCCGCCGCCCGCCCAACGCCTCGGCCTGCTCCAGCGCGACCCCGACGTCGTCCACGCCCACGTAGAACAAGACCTTCGCCTGCAGCGTGGCGCCACCACCCACGCCTCCGTTGAGCCCGGCAACCGACGCCTCGACGAACCCGTACGCCCCAGGCTCGGACACCGCCGCGGACACGGTGTCCCCGATCTCGAAGGTCCATCCGAAGAGCTCCCCGTAGTACTCCCGCAGACGCTCCGGCGAGGTCCCGACGATCTCGAAATGCACAACTTGGTTCGGCATGGTCTCTCCTTGGTGATTGCCTTTACCGGGAACGTCGGAGCGGGCCTGGCTCGTTCGACGGTTGTGGATATCGATGCCCGGGGCGTGCGGACCTATTACGACGAGCTTGGTGCGGGCGAGCCGGTCGTGCTGCTGCACGGCGGGGGAGTGACGGCGGACAGTTGGCTGGCCCAGGCGCCGGCGCTCGCCGCGCAGTACCGGGTCTTGATTCCGGAGCGGCGCGGGCACGGGCGGACTCCGGACGTCGACGGGCCGGTGTCGATGGAGATCTTCGCCGCGGACACAGCTGCGTTCATCGAGGCGCTGGAGCTCGGACCGGTGCACGTGATCGGGTGGAGTGACGGCGGCAAGGTGGGGATGAGCCTCGCGGTGTCCCGTCCGGAGCTCGTCCGCAAGCTCGTGCTCATCGGCACCGAACTGACCCACGCCGGCGGGACCGCCGCCAACCAGGCCCTGCTCGAGCCCGAGGGCCTGGAGTTCCTCGCCGGCGCCTTCCGGCCGCAGTACGAGCCGCTCTCGCCCGATGGTCCAGGACATTTCGACGTCGTCTTCGCCAAGTGGGTGCAGATGTGGAAGACCGTCCCGGACGTCGAGCTCGCCGCCCTGAAGAGCCTGCCGCTGCCGGTGCTGCTGATGCAGGGCGACGACGACTGTGTCCGGATCGAGCACACGGCGGAGATGGCCCGCGCGATCCCGGACGCTCAGGTGGCCGTCGTACCCGGTTCGTCGCACGGGCTGCCGCTGGAGAAGCCCGAGGTGGTGAACCGGCTGCTGGTCGGCTTCCTGGCCGATCCGCAGGCGCCGAAGTTCATGCCGCTGGGTGATCTGAACAGCTGAGCGAAACCGTTACCGCACAGATCTTGGTCAAGGTCTTGAGTTAGTAACACGCTTGGTTTAACTTACTCGGGACCTGGCCGGTGTGTGGCTCAGAGCACATCGGCGGCATCCGGAAACCTGAGGAGTTCCGATGACGAGAGTGAGCAGGTGGGGCGCCGCCCTGGGGGTTGCCGGGCTGGTGCTTGCCGCCGGTTGTGCGAAGGGCACCACACCGGGAGCGTCCGGCGACGCGGGTGGCGATATCGACCAGAACGCCCCGGTCACGATCACGATCGGGGACCGCCCGACCCCCGACAAGCCGAACGACCTGAAGGCGTTCAACCAGAAGATCGCCGACTTCACCGCGAAGAACCCGAACATCACCGTGAAGTCGACCGAGACCAGCTGGCAGGCGCAGACCTTCCAGGCCCAGGTGGCCGGCGGGACGCTGCCGACGGTGATGAACATCAGCTTCACCGAGCCGGCCAACATGATCCCGAACAAGCAGCTCCCGGACATCACCGACGAGCTGAAGATGGTCGACCTGACCAAGGACCTGAACCCGAACGTCCTGAAGATCGTCCAGGACGCCAACGGCCGGATCTACGGCGTTCCGATCGATGTCTTCTCGGTCGGCATCGCCTACAACCGCAAGCTGTTCAGCGAGGCCGGCCTGGACCCGGACAAGCCGCCGACGACCTGGGACGAGGTCCGTCAGTACGCCAAGCAGATCCACGACAAGACCGGCAAGGCGGGGTACTCGCAGCTGACCACCAACAACACCGGTGGCTGGATGCTGACCACGATGACCTACAGCATGGGCGGCACGGTCGAGAGCGCGGACGGCAAGAAGAGCACGTTCAACGACGCGCCGACCAAGAAGGCGCTGCAGCTGCTCAAGGACATGCGCTGGACCGACAACTCGATGGGCAGCCGGTTCCTGTACAACCAGGAGGAGGTCCGCCAGGACTTCGCGGCCGGCAAGATCGGCATGGTCCTGCAGGCGCCGGACGCCTACGACATGAGCGTGAAGCAGTTCGGCATGAAGCCCGCCGACTTCGGTGAGGGCGCCTTGCCGCAGGACGGCGGCCCGTACGGCACGCTGACCGGCGGCTCGCTGAAGATGATCAGCCCGAAGGCGACCAAGAACGAGATCGTCGCGGCGCTGAAGTGGATCAAGTTCGACCAGTTCGACAAGTACACGACCGAGTCGGTCGCGGTGCAGGACGCGAAGACCACGATCGCCGACAAGGGCTTCGTCGGCCGCCCCGGCATCAGCCCGCTGAGCCAGTCGACGTACGACCAGTTCAACAAGTGGCGTGAGCCGTACGTGAACGTCCCGGTCAAGCAGTTCCAGGGCTACATCG from Kribbella sp. NBC_00709 carries:
- a CDS encoding ABC transporter substrate-binding protein, with translation MTRVSRWGAALGVAGLVLAAGCAKGTTPGASGDAGGDIDQNAPVTITIGDRPTPDKPNDLKAFNQKIADFTAKNPNITVKSTETSWQAQTFQAQVAGGTLPTVMNISFTEPANMIPNKQLPDITDELKMVDLTKDLNPNVLKIVQDANGRIYGVPIDVFSVGIAYNRKLFSEAGLDPDKPPTTWDEVRQYAKQIHDKTGKAGYSQLTTNNTGGWMLTTMTYSMGGTVESADGKKSTFNDAPTKKALQLLKDMRWTDNSMGSRFLYNQEEVRQDFAAGKIGMVLQAPDAYDMSVKQFGMKPADFGEGALPQDGGPYGTLTGGSLKMISPKATKNEIVAALKWIKFDQFDKYTTESVAVQDAKTTIADKGFVGRPGISPLSQSTYDQFNKWREPYVNVPVKQFQGYIDSTTSLKLLPEPSNKGQEVYSLLDPVVQQVLTKKDADIDKLLSDTASKIDARLAR